One window of the Archangium primigenium genome contains the following:
- a CDS encoding myxosortase-dependent phytase-like phosphatase has protein sequence MRSPSLLTLAVLLSGGPVLAQQTDTPVQVVPLVETRSTLGSGSSIQGAALWVHPTTPARSLLLVADRQAGLLPYELNGAARSVLVAGSYAGVDVQDNFPREDGQRESLIVAANVSVGLEAFAMDPSALTLVRRGSVVGTGFTPTSVAVYASPDGRYFAFAGSDTGTVAQFELISQTDGGTNADPVRSFEVGGPVVGLAVDDALGALYVAQQNVGIWRYRADPTANAERVQVDVSGNSGLTAPLGGVALYMASNDRGYLLAVSGGDNTVRLYDRANGASPTQNTYRGRFNVIADAGIDAVDNPRHVAVSNRALGSLFPLGMVAVHDGRDTGGSENFKLVDWSTLARGFGGSLVVDTGGPSPTDGGTPLDGGTDAGPGPSTGGTPGGGIGTVPGEGGCGCSSTSLPGTVLLVLAGAVVLSRRRARD, from the coding sequence ATGCGTTCCCCCTCGTTGCTGACGCTGGCTGTTCTTCTCTCCGGTGGGCCGGTGCTCGCGCAGCAGACCGACACGCCCGTGCAGGTGGTTCCGCTGGTGGAGACGCGGTCGACGCTCGGCTCGGGCTCCTCCATCCAGGGCGCGGCGCTCTGGGTCCACCCCACGACGCCCGCTCGGAGCCTGCTGCTCGTGGCGGACCGGCAGGCGGGCCTCTTGCCCTACGAGCTCAACGGCGCGGCGCGCTCGGTGCTCGTGGCGGGCTCGTACGCGGGCGTGGACGTGCAGGACAACTTCCCCCGGGAGGACGGGCAGCGGGAGTCCCTCATCGTGGCGGCCAACGTGTCCGTGGGCCTCGAGGCCTTCGCGATGGACCCCTCGGCCCTCACGCTGGTGCGCCGGGGCTCCGTCGTGGGCACGGGCTTCACGCCCACCTCCGTGGCCGTGTACGCGAGCCCCGATGGGCGCTACTTCGCCTTCGCCGGCAGCGACACGGGGACGGTGGCCCAGTTCGAGCTGATCTCCCAGACGGACGGAGGCACCAACGCCGATCCGGTGCGCTCCTTCGAGGTGGGCGGCCCGGTGGTGGGTCTGGCCGTGGACGACGCCCTGGGCGCGCTCTACGTCGCCCAGCAGAACGTGGGCATCTGGCGCTACCGCGCCGACCCCACGGCCAACGCGGAGCGCGTGCAGGTGGATGTCTCCGGCAACTCGGGGCTCACGGCGCCCCTGGGCGGCGTGGCGCTCTACATGGCGTCCAATGACCGGGGCTACCTCCTGGCGGTCAGCGGTGGGGACAACACGGTGCGCCTCTACGACCGGGCGAACGGCGCGAGCCCCACCCAGAACACCTACCGGGGCCGCTTCAATGTCATCGCGGACGCGGGCATCGACGCGGTGGACAACCCGCGCCACGTCGCCGTGTCCAACCGCGCGCTGGGCTCGCTCTTCCCGCTGGGCATGGTGGCGGTGCACGACGGCCGGGACACCGGGGGCAGCGAGAACTTCAAGCTCGTGGACTGGTCCACGCTCGCCCGGGGCTTTGGCGGTTCACTGGTGGTGGACACGGGCGGCCCGTCTCCCACGGACGGAGGCACCCCGCTGGACGGCGGCACGGACGCGGGCCCGGGGCCCAGCACGGGCGGCACGCCGGGCGGCGGCATCGGCACCGTGCCGGGTGAGGGCGGGTGCGGCTGCTCCTCCACGTCCCTGCCCGGCACCGTCCTGCTCGTGCTGGCGGGCGCGGTGGTGCTCTCGCGTCGGCGCGCCCGGGACTGA
- a CDS encoding glycosyltransferase family 1 protein codes for MSIGPVAFDASLWDEPITGIGLYTHCLAGALSARGVALERLGARVSGEDPRGTLGRTAYAVGRLPQALRGSRARLFHALGNFNLPLVRTPGMPYVLTVHDVIPLLMPDTVSRAYRWQFQGWLARSVRVADRILCVSACTRDDLLARHPEVADKVAVTYNGVDHVDAHGLEDSARDFLDAMGLPERFVLYAGSLDVRKNVRQVLEALERLAARGQRLPLVMVGQRWFGSGEVESRVDRLRAQGHDIRTLGYQPESIFYALMRRATVFAFPSRYEGFGLPPLEAMRLGTPAIVSTTGATPEVCGEGAWAVRPEDTEGLAHALDTLMRSEDERRRWVERGRARAARFTWARCAEATLEAYAHVLRPSL; via the coding sequence GTGTCCATCGGTCCTGTCGCTTTCGACGCGAGTTTGTGGGACGAGCCCATCACGGGCATCGGTCTGTACACGCACTGCCTGGCCGGGGCGCTGAGCGCGCGCGGGGTGGCGCTGGAGCGTCTGGGGGCCCGGGTGTCGGGGGAGGATCCACGCGGGACCCTGGGTCGCACCGCCTATGCCGTGGGCCGGCTGCCCCAGGCGCTGCGCGGCTCGCGGGCGCGGCTCTTCCACGCGCTCGGCAACTTCAACCTGCCGCTCGTGCGCACCCCGGGCATGCCCTACGTGCTCACCGTGCACGACGTGATTCCGCTGCTCATGCCGGACACGGTGTCGCGCGCCTACCGCTGGCAGTTCCAGGGGTGGCTCGCCCGGAGCGTGCGGGTGGCCGATCGCATCCTGTGCGTGAGCGCGTGCACCCGGGACGATCTGCTCGCGCGCCACCCGGAGGTCGCGGACAAGGTGGCCGTCACCTACAACGGGGTGGACCACGTGGACGCCCATGGCCTGGAGGACTCGGCGCGCGACTTCCTGGACGCGATGGGCCTGCCCGAGCGCTTCGTGCTGTACGCGGGCTCCCTGGACGTGCGCAAGAACGTGCGCCAGGTGCTGGAGGCCCTCGAGCGGCTCGCGGCGCGGGGCCAGCGGCTGCCCCTGGTGATGGTGGGCCAGCGCTGGTTCGGCTCGGGCGAGGTGGAGTCGCGGGTGGATCGCCTGCGGGCCCAGGGCCATGACATCCGCACGCTGGGCTACCAGCCCGAGTCCATCTTCTACGCGCTGATGCGCCGGGCCACGGTGTTCGCCTTTCCCTCGCGCTACGAGGGCTTCGGCCTGCCGCCCCTGGAGGCGATGCGCCTGGGCACGCCCGCCATCGTGTCCACGACGGGGGCTACGCCCGAGGTGTGCGGCGAGGGCGCGTGGGCGGTGCGGCCGGAGGACACCGAGGGTCTGGCGCACGCCCTGGACACGCTGATGCGCTCGGAGGACGAGCGGCGGCGGTGGGTGGAGCGGGGACGGGCGCGCGCGGCCCGCTTCACCTGGGCGCGGTGCGCGGAGGCGACGCTCGAGGCCTACGCGCACGTCCTGCGCCCGTCGCTGTGA
- a CDS encoding glycosyltransferase family 4 protein, whose amino-acid sequence MAVHQLIPSFVAGDATGQAALHLQGLLRQLGHAGELHAAEVGKGLDSLALPVSALRPAPEDLVLYHHGIASPLSGRLLHLPCRRGLVFHNISPASAYAGTPLAEALVAGRAQLAAMAPFVDVALGVSDYNGAELRAAGYRDVHTVPLFVEPARFSREAADAAMLARLAGPGPVVLSVSRVAPHKRFEDLLALHAEVLKLRPQARLLLVGGYEPGSRYFQSLRRTARGLSGVHFLGRLDHAQLVAAYRSAQVFVSMSEHEGFGVPLIEAMAAEVPVLAYGAAAVPETLGGAGIAFDEKRFSLLAELVVEVCEERGLREGLLAGQTRRLKDFSPEATRTALARALETVLPRPVPRRRAPQARPRVAFVVQRYGEVTGGAERHAQQVVEQLSPHWDVTVLTTCAKNHLTWENAFPMGEQHDAAGVRVVRFPVTRTRHIRPFNALSRQVFDRKLERLREEHWVAEQGPVVPGLLTHLDTHARDYDGFVFFTYLYAPTVWGLPLVADRALLIPTAHDEPPIRFGVYKDVFERPAALLCNTPEEVGLIERYFPHHAPARVVGVGVDVPGTPDPQRFRERHGLRAPYLLFLGRLEAGKGIPELLAHYRQLRARYHDAPDLVLAGEAHMELGGEGVHAVGRLSEQEKYDALAGAMMVTVPSRYESLSLLTLEAFAVGTPVLVNGHSEVLVGQVERSGAGRVYTDLESFITGLREVGEQRTALGRNARAYATRHTWPRVVDAYREEMDRIIREKSR is encoded by the coding sequence ATGGCGGTCCATCAGCTCATTCCAAGCTTCGTGGCGGGAGACGCCACCGGCCAGGCGGCGCTGCACCTGCAAGGGCTCCTGCGCCAGTTGGGCCATGCGGGCGAGCTCCACGCGGCCGAGGTGGGCAAGGGACTGGATTCCCTGGCCCTGCCCGTGTCGGCGCTGCGCCCGGCGCCGGAGGACCTCGTCCTCTACCACCACGGCATCGCCTCGCCGTTGAGCGGTCGGCTGCTGCACCTGCCCTGCCGCCGCGGCCTCGTCTTCCACAACATCAGCCCCGCGAGCGCCTACGCGGGCACGCCCCTGGCCGAGGCGCTCGTGGCGGGCCGCGCCCAGCTCGCCGCGATGGCGCCCTTCGTGGACGTGGCGCTGGGGGTGTCGGACTACAACGGCGCCGAGCTGCGCGCGGCGGGCTACCGCGACGTGCACACCGTGCCGCTCTTCGTGGAGCCGGCGCGCTTTTCCCGCGAGGCCGCGGACGCGGCGATGCTCGCGCGGCTGGCCGGCCCCGGCCCCGTGGTGCTGTCGGTGAGCCGGGTGGCGCCGCACAAGCGCTTCGAGGACCTGCTCGCGCTGCACGCCGAGGTGCTGAAGCTGCGTCCCCAGGCGCGCCTGCTCCTCGTGGGGGGCTACGAGCCGGGCAGCCGCTACTTCCAGTCCCTGCGGCGCACGGCGCGGGGCCTGTCCGGGGTGCACTTCCTCGGCCGGCTCGACCATGCCCAGCTCGTGGCGGCCTACCGCTCCGCCCAGGTCTTCGTCTCCATGAGCGAGCACGAGGGCTTCGGCGTGCCGCTCATCGAGGCCATGGCCGCCGAGGTGCCGGTGCTCGCCTATGGCGCGGCGGCCGTGCCCGAGACGCTCGGGGGCGCGGGCATCGCCTTCGACGAGAAGCGCTTCTCCCTGCTCGCGGAGCTGGTGGTGGAGGTATGCGAGGAGCGGGGCCTGCGCGAGGGCCTGCTCGCGGGCCAGACGCGGCGCCTGAAGGACTTCTCCCCCGAGGCCACCCGCACGGCGCTCGCGCGGGCCCTGGAGACGGTGCTGCCCCGGCCCGTGCCCCGGCGCCGGGCCCCGCAGGCCCGTCCCCGGGTGGCCTTCGTGGTGCAGCGCTACGGCGAGGTGACGGGCGGCGCCGAGCGCCACGCCCAGCAGGTGGTGGAGCAGCTCTCACCGCACTGGGACGTCACCGTGCTCACCACGTGCGCGAAGAACCACCTCACCTGGGAGAACGCCTTCCCCATGGGCGAGCAGCACGACGCGGCGGGCGTGCGCGTGGTGCGCTTCCCGGTGACGCGCACGCGCCACATCCGTCCCTTCAACGCCCTGTCCCGGCAGGTGTTCGACCGGAAGCTGGAGCGGCTGCGCGAGGAGCACTGGGTGGCCGAGCAGGGCCCGGTGGTGCCCGGCCTGCTCACGCACCTGGACACCCACGCCCGCGACTACGACGGCTTCGTCTTCTTCACCTACCTGTACGCGCCCACGGTGTGGGGTCTGCCCCTGGTGGCCGACCGCGCGCTGCTCATCCCCACCGCGCACGACGAGCCGCCCATCCGCTTCGGCGTGTACAAGGACGTCTTCGAGCGCCCCGCGGCCCTGCTGTGCAACACCCCCGAGGAGGTGGGGCTCATCGAGCGCTACTTCCCGCACCACGCTCCGGCGCGGGTGGTGGGCGTGGGCGTGGACGTGCCGGGCACACCCGATCCCCAGCGCTTCCGCGAGCGCCACGGGCTGCGCGCCCCCTACCTGCTCTTCCTGGGGCGGCTGGAGGCGGGCAAGGGCATCCCCGAGCTGCTCGCGCACTACCGGCAGCTGCGCGCCCGCTACCACGACGCGCCGGACCTGGTGCTCGCGGGCGAGGCGCACATGGAGCTGGGCGGCGAGGGCGTGCACGCCGTGGGCCGCTTGAGCGAGCAGGAGAAGTACGACGCGCTCGCCGGCGCGATGATGGTGACGGTGCCCTCGCGCTACGAGAGCCTGTCGCTGCTCACGCTGGAGGCCTTCGCCGTGGGCACGCCGGTGCTCGTCAACGGGCACTCGGAGGTGCTCGTGGGCCAGGTGGAGCGCAGCGGCGCGGGGCGCGTCTACACGGACCTCGAGTCGTTCATCACCGGCCTGCGCGAGGTGGGCGAGCAGCGCACGGCGCTGGGCCGCAATGCCCGCGCCTACGCCACGCGCCACACGTGGCCCCGCGTGGTGGACGCCTACCGCGAGGAAATGGACCGCATCATCCGGGAGAAGAGCCGATGA
- a CDS encoding FAD-dependent oxidoreductase, translating to MRSLNALSSPDGPTLTLGLPDFSFEDLYRPRGLRRLSERFDAQLAADEPALFQLFDAYRKSGGQSTKGPAESELLIRVARHISAFISRLFGLEADADRLARALKSELPLFDFKREFITRRVFKKNAPDRPTLAEYPSLDARMRLMLSLAFPEALASDDVERALAESLLTLMDLERLFSGSMGNLPPLTPEQSELLRVKWTGVRAALLSSPEGKEAFGSSLVTQGEDTAELQSVRNLLALADRWTYARALHPEMKELFHKWPTHRVPKPLVFDQLVTLERPDTNIPEITQGSDHHLRYRDGFKLTDPRGTQREVMGEVDYCVICHERQKDSCSTGFVAKDPVAEGHTFKKNPLGIPLTGCPLDERISEAHALKREGNSIGSLAMVILDNPMCPGTGHRICNDCMKACVFQKQEPVNIPMVETAALTDVLALPWGFEIYGLLTRWNPLNVRQPYARPYVGRNMLVVGMGPAGYTLAHYLLNEGFGVVGVDGLKIEPFPDELVGRKGHALKPIHDWRALTRQLDERIQEGFGGVSEYGITVRWDKNFLTLMHLTLERRENLRIYGGVRFGGTLTIDDAWKMGFDHIAIAAGAGKPTIIGMKNNLIRGIRKASDFLMALQLTGAFKRDSLTNLQVRLPAIVIGGGLTGIDTATELLAYYPVQVEKTLERHDKLVADLGEEAVLARLDAEEKSTYQTFLEHGRAVRAEREAAQKEGRAPDFIRLVRAWGGVSLVYRRGLTESPAYRLNHEEVAKALEEGIRFIERMSPVEALADEKGAVRAIRFERMVTKEGKLRGSGEFFELAARTVCVAAGTAPNVTYEKEYPGTFALDENREYFKSHALTETPEGFGLAQVEPVEDIAVKTGFFTSYQKDGRFISYFGDNHPTYAGNVVKAMASAKDGYPELSRLFAREVAALDFQDELAQARRDEKLAAHFGALDEALLAHVVTVNRLTPTIVEVVVKAPFAAQHFEPGQFYRLQNFERLAPVVDGVPLTMEGLALTGAWVDKEKGLMGTIVLEMGSSSRLCAALKPGEPVALMGPTGAPTEIAHNETVLLVGGGLGNAVLFSIARSLKQAGCKVVYFAGFRQRADVFKREEIEAATDQVVWSVDAGDIIEARRDQDSAFRGNVVQAMLAYAKGELSAAPVVSFSQVDRIIAIGSDRMMRAVQEARHNVLKPYLKPDHEALGSINSPMQCMMKEICAQCLQRHVDPKTGKETWVFSCFNQDQRLDDVDFANLNQRLRGNTVLEKMSDLFLAQLLKKAPQLRRV from the coding sequence ATGCGCTCCTTGAACGCCCTTTCCTCCCCCGATGGCCCCACGCTGACCCTCGGCCTGCCCGACTTCAGCTTCGAGGACCTGTACCGCCCCCGCGGCTTGCGCCGGCTGTCCGAGCGCTTCGACGCCCAACTCGCCGCGGACGAGCCCGCGCTTTTCCAGCTCTTCGACGCCTACCGCAAGTCTGGCGGCCAGAGCACCAAGGGGCCCGCCGAGTCCGAGCTGCTCATCCGCGTGGCCCGCCACATCTCGGCCTTCATCTCCCGGCTGTTCGGCCTGGAGGCGGACGCGGACCGGCTCGCCCGGGCGCTCAAGAGCGAGCTGCCCCTGTTCGACTTCAAGCGCGAGTTCATCACCCGCCGCGTCTTCAAGAAGAACGCCCCGGACCGCCCCACCCTGGCGGAGTACCCCTCGCTCGACGCGCGCATGCGGCTCATGCTGTCGCTCGCCTTCCCCGAGGCGCTCGCCAGTGACGACGTGGAGCGCGCCCTGGCCGAGTCGCTGCTCACGCTCATGGACCTGGAGCGGCTGTTCTCCGGCAGCATGGGCAACCTGCCGCCGCTCACCCCCGAGCAGTCGGAGCTCTTGCGCGTGAAGTGGACGGGCGTGCGCGCCGCGCTCCTGTCCTCGCCCGAGGGCAAGGAGGCGTTCGGCTCCAGCCTCGTCACCCAGGGCGAGGACACGGCCGAGCTGCAGTCGGTGCGCAACCTCCTGGCGCTCGCGGACCGCTGGACGTACGCGCGCGCCCTGCACCCGGAGATGAAGGAGCTGTTCCACAAGTGGCCCACGCACCGCGTGCCCAAGCCGCTGGTGTTCGATCAGCTCGTCACCCTGGAGCGCCCGGACACGAACATCCCGGAGATCACCCAGGGCTCGGACCACCACCTGCGCTACCGCGACGGCTTCAAGCTGACGGACCCGCGCGGCACCCAGCGCGAGGTGATGGGGGAAGTGGACTACTGCGTCATCTGCCACGAGCGGCAGAAGGACTCGTGCTCCACGGGCTTCGTGGCCAAGGATCCGGTGGCCGAGGGCCACACGTTCAAGAAGAACCCGCTGGGCATCCCGCTCACGGGCTGTCCGCTGGACGAGCGCATCTCCGAGGCGCACGCCCTCAAGCGCGAGGGCAACTCCATCGGCTCGCTGGCGATGGTCATCCTGGACAACCCCATGTGCCCGGGCACCGGCCACCGCATCTGCAACGACTGCATGAAGGCGTGCGTCTTCCAGAAGCAGGAGCCGGTCAACATCCCCATGGTGGAGACGGCGGCCCTCACGGACGTGCTGGCGCTGCCCTGGGGCTTCGAGATCTACGGCCTGCTCACGCGCTGGAACCCGCTCAACGTGCGCCAGCCGTACGCGCGGCCGTACGTGGGCCGCAACATGCTCGTGGTGGGCATGGGCCCGGCCGGCTACACGCTCGCGCACTACCTGCTCAACGAGGGCTTCGGCGTGGTGGGCGTGGACGGCTTGAAGATCGAGCCCTTCCCGGACGAGCTGGTGGGCCGCAAGGGCCACGCGCTCAAGCCCATCCATGACTGGCGCGCGCTCACGCGCCAGCTCGACGAGCGCATCCAGGAGGGCTTTGGCGGCGTGTCCGAGTACGGCATCACCGTGCGCTGGGACAAGAACTTCCTCACGCTCATGCACCTGACGCTCGAGCGGCGCGAGAACCTGCGCATCTACGGCGGCGTGCGCTTCGGTGGCACGCTCACCATCGACGACGCGTGGAAGATGGGCTTCGACCACATCGCGATCGCGGCGGGCGCGGGCAAGCCCACCATCATCGGGATGAAGAACAACCTCATCCGGGGCATCCGCAAGGCGAGCGACTTCCTCATGGCGCTGCAGCTCACGGGCGCCTTCAAGCGTGACTCGCTGACCAACCTCCAGGTGCGCCTGCCGGCGATCGTCATCGGCGGCGGCCTCACCGGCATCGACACCGCCACGGAGCTCCTGGCGTACTACCCGGTGCAGGTGGAGAAGACGCTCGAGCGGCACGACAAGCTCGTGGCGGACCTGGGCGAGGAGGCGGTGCTCGCGCGGCTGGACGCCGAGGAGAAGAGCACCTACCAGACCTTCCTGGAGCATGGCCGGGCGGTGCGCGCCGAGCGCGAGGCGGCCCAGAAGGAGGGCCGGGCGCCGGACTTCATCCGCCTGGTGCGCGCGTGGGGCGGCGTGAGCCTCGTGTACCGCCGGGGGCTCACCGAGTCGCCCGCCTACCGCCTCAACCACGAGGAGGTGGCCAAGGCGTTGGAGGAAGGCATCCGCTTCATCGAGCGCATGAGCCCGGTGGAGGCGCTGGCGGACGAGAAGGGCGCGGTGCGGGCCATCCGCTTCGAGCGCATGGTGACCAAGGAGGGCAAGCTGCGCGGCAGCGGCGAGTTCTTCGAGCTGGCGGCGCGCACGGTGTGCGTGGCGGCCGGCACGGCGCCCAACGTCACCTACGAGAAGGAGTACCCGGGCACGTTCGCGCTGGACGAGAACCGCGAGTACTTCAAGAGCCACGCGCTCACCGAGACGCCCGAGGGCTTCGGGCTCGCGCAGGTGGAGCCGGTGGAGGACATCGCGGTCAAGACGGGCTTCTTCACCTCGTACCAGAAGGACGGCCGCTTCATCTCGTACTTCGGCGACAACCACCCCACCTACGCGGGCAACGTGGTGAAGGCCATGGCGAGCGCCAAGGACGGCTACCCGGAGCTCTCGCGGCTGTTCGCGCGCGAGGTGGCGGCGCTGGACTTCCAGGACGAGCTGGCCCAGGCGCGGCGGGACGAGAAGCTCGCGGCGCACTTCGGCGCCCTGGACGAGGCCCTGCTCGCGCACGTGGTGACGGTCAACCGGCTCACCCCCACCATCGTGGAGGTGGTGGTCAAGGCGCCCTTCGCCGCCCAGCACTTCGAGCCCGGCCAGTTCTACCGCCTGCAGAACTTCGAGCGGCTGGCGCCCGTGGTGGACGGCGTGCCGCTCACCATGGAGGGCCTGGCGCTCACGGGCGCGTGGGTGGACAAGGAGAAGGGGCTCATGGGCACCATCGTGCTGGAGATGGGCTCCTCGTCCCGGCTGTGCGCGGCGCTCAAGCCCGGCGAGCCCGTGGCGCTCATGGGCCCCACGGGCGCGCCCACGGAGATCGCCCACAACGAGACGGTGCTCCTGGTGGGCGGAGGCCTCGGCAACGCGGTGCTCTTCTCCATCGCGCGCTCGCTCAAGCAGGCCGGCTGCAAGGTGGTCTACTTCGCCGGCTTCCGGCAGCGCGCGGACGTCTTCAAGCGCGAGGAGATCGAGGCCGCCACGGATCAGGTGGTGTGGTCGGTGGACGCGGGCGACATCATCGAGGCGCGGCGTGACCAGGACTCGGCCTTCCGCGGCAACGTGGTGCAGGCGATGCTCGCCTACGCCAAGGGCGAGCTGAGCGCGGCCCCCGTGGTCTCCTTCAGCCAGGTGGATCGCATCATCGCCATCGGCTCGGACCGGATGATGCGCGCGGTGCAGGAGGCGCGGCACAACGTGCTCAAGCCCTACCTCAAGCCGGACCACGAGGCGCTGGGCTCCATCAACTCGCCCATGCAGTGCATGATGAAGGAGATCTGCGCCCAGTGCCTGCAGCGGCACGTGGATCCGAAGACGGGCAAGGAGACGTGGGTGTTCTCCTGCTTCAACCAGGATCAGCGCCTGGACGACGTGGACTTCGCCAACCTCAACCAGCGCCTGCGCGGCAACACGGTCCTGGAGAAGATGTCGGACCTGTTCCTGGCGCAGCTGCTCAAGAAGGCGCCCCAGTTGCGGCGCGTGTAG